A genomic stretch from Telopea speciosissima isolate NSW1024214 ecotype Mountain lineage chromosome 7, Tspe_v1, whole genome shotgun sequence includes:
- the LOC122666907 gene encoding DNA-directed RNA polymerase III subunit RPC8: MFYLSLIEHTLRVPPHLLSLPLEEAIKGELERLFLDKVISNLGLCISVYDIKSIDGGFIFPGDGASTYTAVFRLIMFRPFVGEILVAKLKSFDANGLRLSLGFFDDIYVPVHLLPNPSSLLPDPDNKNELRWTWEFQEEKFPIDGKDEIRFRVHSIRYPPIPIEQEKEAKPFAPMLITGLLDYDGLGPVSWWV; encoded by the exons ATGTTCTACCTCAGCTTAATTGAGCATACCTTGCGTGTGCCTCCTCATCTTCTAAGCCTTCCCCTTGAAGAAGCAATTAAAGGAGAGCTCGAGAGACTCTTCTTGGATAAG GTTATATCAAATTTGGGACTTTGCATCTCAGTTTATGACATAAAAAGTATTGATGGAGGCTTCATCTTTCCTGGAGATGGTGCTTCAACGTACACG GCGGTGTTTAGATTAATCATGTTTCGTCCATTTGTGGGAGAGATACTAGTTGCGAAGCTTAAATCATTTGATGCTAATGGCTTACGAT TGTCCTTGGGCTTTTTTGATGACATTTATGTACCTGTCCATCTTCTGCCTAACCCATCCAGTCTTCTGCCTGACCCAGACAACAA GAATGAACTTAGATGGACATGGGAgttccaagaagaaaaattccctaTAGATGGGAAGGATGAG ATTCGATTCCGGGTTCATAGTATCCGTTATCCTCCAATCCCAATTgagcaagaaaaagaagcaaagcCATTTGCTCCTATGCTGATCACT GGATTACTGGATTATGATGGCTTGGGTCCTGTTTCTTGGTGGGTATAA
- the LOC122668243 gene encoding uncharacterized protein LOC122668243, giving the protein MEMISNRENPIEKKSFGGTVSLLQGDEHFFNRVLSRESAKGFSSRIYYRNAGVVPFEWEAQPGKPKNNPPENQSHLPPLNPPPAVLSSGFARPPCIPPVKETIPIRVWKKIKRSVRGNKKNQIEILEKKEHFVTNNNGGGSECGQKIEFWSSDCESFSSPAHKSTSLTPSSSSSSSSSSFNSCNRSPVPMISSKEETAPAPGDHFDESKRFEGINLAWGCAPWNITGVLVHVASRRA; this is encoded by the coding sequence ATGGAGATGATCAGCAATAGAGAAAACCCAATTGAGAAGAAGAGCTTTGGTGGAACTGTTTCACTACTGCAAGGTGATGAACACTTCTTCAATAGAGTTCTTTCAAGAGAATCTGCAAAGGGTTTTTCTTCACGTATTTATTATCGAAATGCTGGAGTTGTTCCTTTCGAATGGGAAGCACAGCCAGGGAAACCTAAAAATAACCCACCAGAAAACCAATCACACCTTCCGCCGCTTAATCCACCGCCAGCAGTGTTGAGCTCAGGCTTTGCACGCCCTCCATGTATCCCACCAGTCAAGGAGACAATCCCTATAAGGGTTTGGAAGAAGATCAAGAGAAGTGTACGTGGAAATAAGAAGAATCAAATTGAaattttggagaaaaaggaaCATTTTGTAACTAACAATAATGGTGGTGGTTCAGAATGTGGCCAAAAAATTGAGTTTTGGAGTTCAGACTGCGAGTCTTTTTCATCACCAGCTCATAAATCTACTTCTTTGacaccttcatcttcatcatcgtcgtcatcttcttcttttaattcttGTAATCGTTCTCCGGTGCCGATGATAAGTTCAAAGGAAGAGACGGCACCGGCGCCGGGAGATCATTTCGATGAAAGCAAAAGGTTTGAAGGGATTAACTTGGCTTGGGGTTGCGCTCCATGGAATATCACTGGAGTTCTGGTTCATGTAGCTAGTAGAAGAgcttga
- the LOC122669944 gene encoding uncharacterized protein LOC122669944 has translation MQLSAPAIIPVEVGSDILQVLQRMTLMGTNNLHHWLLKSLPMCDLCGDHEKKINESPMSLGSGNGFMEAIVVGSIEKFEILVLEGLRIQMGRKERAKKGVWEKRYQEKSRECVVVVMLIQMRDAEKENEAFGEIMIGLVEASTRQAEGSGIVIEGVHVAGMGCGGFKEDNRRGFKGGEDYLWSVSVRGCEGRCSNMSHWDCVRNPDVAFAS, from the exons ATGCAACTATCGGCGCCAGCTATCATTCCGGTAGAGGTCGGGTCAGACATTTTGCAG GTTTTACAAAGAATGACATTGATGGGGACCAACAATCTGCATCATTGGTTGCTGAAATCTCTGCCAATGTGTGATCTATGTGGGGATCATGAAAAGAAGATCAATGAAAGTCCAATGTCCCTGGGTTCAGGAAATGGTTTCATGGAGGCCATTGTCGTTGGTTCTATAGAGAAATTTGAAATTCTGGTTTTGGAGGGCTTGAGAATCCAAATGGGTAGAAAAGAAAGAGCTAAGAAGGGGGTTTGGGAGAAGAGATATCAGGAGAAATCAAGGGAATGTGTTGTTGTTGTGATGCTAATACAAATGAGAGATgcagagaaagaaaatgaagctttTGGGGAGATCATGATTGGACTAGTTGAAGCATCTACTAGGCAGGCAGAAGGAAGTGGGATTGTCATTGAAGGGGTCCATGTTGCAGGGATGGGTTGTGGTGGATTTAAGGAGGATAACAG AAGAGGATTCAAGGGTGGAGAGGACTATCTGTGGAGTGTATCTGTAAGGGGTTGTGAAGGAAGATGCAGTAATATGAGCCATTGGGACTGTGTGAGGAACCCTGATGTTGCTTTTGCTTCTTGA